In a single window of the Papaver somniferum cultivar HN1 chromosome 8, ASM357369v1, whole genome shotgun sequence genome:
- the LOC113306916 gene encoding dihydroorotate dehydrogenase (quinone), mitochondrial-like, with the protein MAARASRNYIKNLLYQNSRIGAFGGGGGGGALGAVRHSSSVPKVCPRILQFSKKGRIFTAAFLGIVISGGAYVSTADEATSSGWLSSATKLVNPFFAYLNAETAHCLAVAAAARGWVPREKRPDPSILGMEVWGRRISNPIDLSAGFDKNAEAVEGLLGKGFGFVEIGSSDEVLHGGKAGPDILDVNLGKNKTSEDAAADYVKGVHASSQYADYLVISISSPDTPGLRKLQGKEQLKDFVEKVQAARDGM; encoded by the exons ATGGCGGCAAGGGCTTCTAGGAATTATATTAAAAATTTATTATATCAAAATTCAAGAATCGGAGCTtttggaggtggaggtggaggaggAGCATTAGGAGCTGTTAGACATTCAAGTTCTGTTCCTAAAGTTTGTCCCAGAATTCTTCAGTTTTCAAAGAAA GGAAGAATCTTTACAGCAGCCTTTTTAGGCATAGTTATTTCTGGAGGAGCTTATGTGAGTACTGCGGATGAGGCAACTTCGag TGGGTGGTTATCTTCAGCAACAAAGCTTGTGAATCCATTCTTTGCCTACCTCAATGCTGAGACTGCTCATTGTTTAGCTGTTGCAGCAGCAGCTCGTGGTTGGGTCCCAAGAGAGAAGAGGCCGGACCCATCCATATTGGGGATGGAAGTATGGGGTCGGAGGATTTCAAACCCTATCGATCTTTCTGCTGGTTTTGATAAAAATGCGGAGGCAGTTGAAGGTTTATTAGGGAAGGGTTTTGGATTCGTAGAGATTGGGTCCAGTGACGAAGTCCTACATGGAGGAAAAGCAGGTCCAGACATTCTGGATGTCAATCTTGGGAAGAATAAGACTAGTGAAGATGCTGCTGCTGATTATGTTAAAGGAGTTCACGCTTCGTCCCAGTATGCCGACTACTTG GTTATCAGCATTTCATCACCAGATACTCCAGGGTTGCGTAAGCTTCAAGGAAAAGAACAACTTAAGGATTTTGTTGAAAAG GTACAAGCTGCTCGCGATGGAATGTGA